The following DNA comes from Cryobacterium psychrophilum.
AGATCTCGCCGGCACGGCCGTTCACGAGCACCATGGCGATGGCGCGGGTGTGGTCGTCGACGTGCAGCCAGTCGCGAATGTTGTTGCCCTCGCCGTAGAGCGGAACGTGCAGGTCGTCGATCAGGTTGCTAACGAACAGAGGGATGACCTTCTCCGGGAAGTGGTACGGGCCGTAGTTGTTCGAGCAACGCGTGATCGACACGTTGAGGCCGTGGGTGCGGTGGTAGCTGCGGGCGAGCAGGTCGCTGCCGGCTTTCGACGCCGAGTAAGGGGAATTGGGCTCGAGGGCGCGCTCTTCGTTCCACGAACCCTCGGCGATGGAGCCGTAGACCTCGTCGGTGGAGACGTGCACAAAACGCTTCAGGTTGTTGCGCAGGGCGGCGTCGAGGAGCTGCTGCGTGCCGAGCACGTTGGTCTCCACGAAAATGGACGCGTCGCGCACCGAGCGGTCCACGTGAGACTCGGCGGCGAAGTGCACGACCGCGTCAATGTCAGGGAACAGGGTGTCGAGCAGGGCGCCGTCGCGGATGTCTCCGTGTACGAACGAGTAGCGCGGAGAGTCGGCGACCGGAGCCAGATTCTCGAGGTTGCCCGAATATGTGAGTGCATCCAGCACCACGACCTCGGCGCCTTCGAGGCCCGGGTACTTGTCTTCAATCGTGCGTCGGACAAAGTTGGAGCCGATGAAACCGGCGCCGCCGGTGACGAGGATCTTCATGTAGAGGTACCGTTCCGTTCGCTGAGTGGCCCCCGCGATTCTACCGGAAGCGCTTGGTAGACTCCCACTCGTGCAGATCCGCGAACTCTCCATCCCAGACTCTTACGAAATCACCCCGAAGCAATTCGGCGACGACCGGGGAATATTCCTCGAGTGGTACCGCTTCGACAAGCTTGAGGCCACTATCGGGCACTCGCTGAGCCTCGCGCAGGCCAACACGTCGGTGTCGAAGCGTGGGTCCGTGCGGGGCATTCACTTCGCCGACATCCCGCCCAGCCAGGCGAAGTACGTCACCGCCGTGCACGGCGCCGTTCTCGACTACATCGTCGACATTCGGGTGGGCTCGCCCACCTTCGGTCAGTGGGACAGCGTGCTGCTCGACGACACCGATCGGCGGGCCGTCTACATTTCCGAGGGAATCGGCCACTGCTTTGTGGCCCTCACTGACAACGCCACGGTGAGCTACCTCGTGAACAGCACCTTCAGCCCCGGGCGCGAGCACGGCATCAACCCACTTGACGAAGAGGTCGGACTCGTCTTCCCGCCCGAGGCCGGCGAGCTCTTGCTGTCCCCCAAGGACACGGATGCCCCCGGCCTTTCTGCTGCGGTGGCCGCCGGTCTCCTGCCCACCTGGGATGCGGCCCGCGCCTACTACGACTCAATCAACGACAGGAATTAGCGACATGCGCGGAATCATTCTCGCCGGCGGTTCGGGCACACGCCTGTGGCCGATCACCAAGGGCATTTCAAAGCAGCTCATGCCCATTTACGACAAGCCGATGATCTACTACCCCCTGTCGACGCTGATGATGGCGGACATCAAAGAGATCCTGATCATCACCACGCCCGAGTACAACGAACAGTTTCGTGCGCTGCTCGGTGACGGGTCAGAGCTGGGCATCCGCATCGAGTATGCCGTGCAGCCGTCGCCCGATGGGCTGGCGCAGGCCTTCATCATCGGTGAGGAGTTCATTGGTGACGACAGCGTTGCCCTCGTCCTCGGCGATAACATCTTCCACGGCGCAGGCCTCGGCTCTGCCCTCCGTGGCAACCGCGACATCGAGGGCGCCCGCATCTTTGCATATCACGTCAGCAATCCCACGTCGTATGGTGTCGTGGAGTTCGACGAGAGCATGACCGCGATCTCCATTGAGGAGAAGCCGTCGACGCCGAAGAGCAACTACGCGGTTCCGGGGCTGTACTTCTACGACAACTCCGTCATTGAGATCGCAAAGACCATCGAGCCGAGCGCCCGTGGAGAGCTGGAAATCAGCACGATCAACGAGCGGTACCTGGAACAGGGCACCCTGCACGTGCAGGTTCTTGACCGCGGAACCGCATGGCTCGACACGGGAACGTTCGAGTCGATGATGCAGGCCTCCGAGTACGTGCGGGTGATCGAGGACCGCCAGGGTTTCAAGGTGGGCTGCATCGAGGAGATCGCGTGGCGTGCTGGCTGGATCACCGACGCACAACTCGCGGCGTTGGCCGCACCGTTACTCAAAAGCGGCTACGGGCGCTATCTGGCGGGGCTTGTCGCCTAGGCGGTCTGAGCGCAAGGGGCGAACTCGCCCCGCAATGGTTGCCGCCATCAATCGCCCCATTCGGAGTGAGACGCGCTAGTGTTGGAACGCTATTTTCAGATGTGACTGAGAGGAACGCGTAGTTACTTGTCTAGAACGAACGCCGAAGTACTTCTGATCGGTGCTTATGAAAGAGATAATTTCGGAGACCTGCTGTTCTTTCAGCTGACGAAGGAATATCTCGCCGGTCACCAGGTCGTGGCTGGCTCCATCATTGGCGCTGACATGACTGCCTTGCTCGGCACAACTGTCCACGCGCACAATCCGCTTCTCGCTCAACGCGCATGGGATGCTGTGTGGGTCGTCGGGGGTGAGGTGGGCGGCGTCACTACCGAAAACGCCCTGGCGATGTCTCTCGGCTCGGACGAAGGGGATATCTTCGATAGCGTTAGTGCGCACGGCCGGGAAGTTGTCTCGGAATATTTGGCAGACGCCTCGGCGCTTGCCCCCGCGTACCTCCCGGAATTGAAACGATTCCCGCTCAATTTGGATACTCCTCTCGTTATTAATTCGGTGGGCTTGGGCACGATGTCCCCGGTTGGCAGCTCCCCCGGTGCGAACGCCGCCATTTCCGCGCTTCGCAGTTCAAGGTCGCTGAGCGTCCGCGACCCGTCTTCTCTTCGGTTCGCGCTGGCCTCTGGACTCAATGCAACTCTGTCGCCTGATATGGTTCATGCAATTCCAATCCTGTATCCGGAACTTGCAGAAGGAATTGGGCGGCACGAAGCCCCCTATTTCCTCTTTCAATCCAACGCCCACCTCGTCGAGAAATACGGCGCCGAAGCGATTGCCAAGTCTCTCGCGGGGATCGCACTAGCCACAGGGTGGCGTCCAGTCCTCTTCTTGGCGGGAATAGCGCGGCATCACGACCGTGCAGATCAGTATGATGAGGTCATCTCCATGCTCACAGCCATTGCGCCAAACCTGAATCCCACGGTCATCGCGACGCGTGCCCCCCTGGAGCTGGCTGCCTGGATCGCCGGGTCTGAGATGTGGATAGGCTCATCGCTCCACGGACGTATCATTGCTGGGTCGTTCCTTAAGCCGCGGGTCAGTCTCGTGAACTTGAAAGTTGCTACGTATGCGTCCCATTGGGACAGCGAATTCCCAGCAGAGGTCGAGGTCGGGGACTTGGGCGATGCCGCTAGCGTGGCGATTTCCGCGGCGCAGGCTCCAGCGGCCATCTCGCAATCCCGGGAACTTTCGCGCGCGGCGGACCGCGCAACGCGGCAGCTGGTAGAGGAGAACGTGTGACCGAGTCGAAATCCCTCGACATTGAGGCTGAAGAGGTTCGACGTCGTCGGGCGGTCTTGTTCCAGGCTGTCGCAGACTATGAGCACGCCCAGAAAGACGCTGCCCGTCGCATTGCGCGTCTGGTGGCCGAAATGGAGCAGGAGCGCGAGCAGGCCGTACAGCTACGTGAAACTATCGCACATCACGAAGTCGACATCGCCGATCTTGCCCAAAGTATCGTTCAAATCCGTGCGAGCGCCTCGTGGCGTTTCACACTTCCACTCCGGGCCGTCGGTCGCGTCATCAGACGCATAGCGGGGCGCTCGTAGCCCGTCGCGAGGTCTAGTGGGCGCGCCGTTCCTCAACGCGCGCTCGCAGGCCCAGCCCAATTTTGAGAACGACGCGCACCGGCCACATGTGGGCACCGGAGTACTTCTTAGACAAGAACTTGGTTGCGCTGTCATGGTGCGCTCGAATCATCTCGGCAGCGTTCTCCTGGGTTGAATGCGCTCCGGTGTGAACTACGACCGCGGCGGGTTCGTAGACGTTGCGTAGGCCCAGTTTGCCGATGCGATATCCGAGGTCAACGTCCTCGAAGTACATGAAGTAACTTTCGTCAAAGCCGTGCAGTTCCAGCAGAACGTTCCGGCGCACCAAGAGGCAAGCTCCGGAAAGCCAGCCAGCGTCGCGCCGCAGGAGGCTGGCACCGGCGTCGGGACGATATGTTCGAGTCCAGGGGTTCCGCGGCCAGAAATTCGCGAAGAGTGCGTGACCTACGCCTGAACGGAGGGAAGGAATGGTGCGCGCTGAGGGGTAAACTTCCCCGTTCGAGGAGAGGATGCGCGGGCCGATCGCGCCCACGGTCGGGTCATCGTCGACTGCGTTGATCAGCGTGTCTATGGTGCCAGCACTTAGTGTGACGTCGGGATTGCTAATCAAGACCCACTCGACATCAGGCCGAAGTCCTTTGACCGCCGCATTGATTGCGTGCCCGTAGCCTCGGTTGGAGGCGAGAGGCAGGTAGCACGCACCCGCCGCCGCCGCCATCATCGCAATGTCGTTCACTCCGGTGGACGGTTTGTTGTCAGCGACGACGATGTCCACGGCACCTTGGGAGGCACCCGGGATAGTGGCAAGAAATGGGCCAAGCACGTCGGCTGACCCGTAACTTACGGTCACCACAGCAACACGCGTGGGGGTTGTCTCGTGGAGGCTGATGGTGACCATTCGATTCATAATCGTAATCGTTGTCGTGCAGTGGATGTAGTTCTAGGTTAGGTCAAATTGCTGATACCGGCCCAATGTGTGATTGCGGCCCGCATATGGGTGTCGTGCCCATGGTACCTACAGCGTCCCTTGCTAGACTGAATGTATATGGCTAGATACAATCAGGATCAGCAGCCGATAAGGGTCGAGGAAAACTTTTGAGCATGTTTAACAGGAGTTTTCGCATCATTCGCGAACACGGTCTGAGAACGTACATCGGCAAAGTGCTGCACATTGCACTTCGCCCGGGGCGCATTTTGCGTGCGGAGGGCCCCCGAGCTTTCGCGGCACGAAGCTTTCGGAAGGCCGGCGCCAAGCTGACTCGCCACGTGCCGATCATGCTGGTCGCGAGCGACGATGCTGCTCGGTTGGATTGGACTCAAAATCCCGATTGGCTGGGACAGATGACGACGGTTGAGGATGGCCCAGTCAATATCGGCTGGATCATGTCTCCTCCCGGGCCAGAAAGCGGCGGTCACCAGAACCTTTTTCGGTTTATCGACATCGCCGAAAAGGCGGGCCACCGTTGCTCAATCTATCTCTACACAACGGGCGCGCAAGATGTAAGCATTACGGACATACGGGCCATGCTTAAGTCCTCTTCCGCGTACCCGGAGGTCGCAGCGAGTATCGCGATGTACGACCCCGCACTGGGAGTCGCCCGTGACACTCAGGCGCTGTTCGCCACCGGCTGGGAAACGGCCTACCCAGTATTCCTGGACAAGACCAAGGCCCGACGATTCTACTTTGTGCAGGATTACGAAGCCAGTTTCTATCCCCTAGGCAGTGAGTCGCTTCTCGCAGGAAATACGTATCGCTTCGGCTTCCACGGCATTACGGCCGGGGGCTGGCTGTCCCATAAGCTCGCAACCGAGTACGGGATGACGACCGACCACTTCGACTTCGCGGTCGACAAGACTCACTACAGCGTTACCAACCTTGTGCGACGCAATGAGGTGTTCTTCTATGCGCGCCCCGTCACGCCTCGACGTGCATTCGAATTCGGGTTGCTTGCATTGGAAGAGTTCGCTCGAATTAAACCCGATGTGAAAATCAACCTTGCAGGTTGGGATGTGTCCAACTGGGTGATCCCGTTTGAGTACACGAATCTCTCAAGCCTGGATATATCCGAGCTCAACGCCGTCTATAATCGCTGCGCGGCGGGGCTAGTCATGTCGCTCTCAAATATGTCGCTACTTCCTTTGGAATTGCTGTCGAGCGGTGTGACTCCGGTCGTCAACGACGGCCCGAACAACCGGCTTGTGTCGGACAATCCGTTCATCGAGTACGTGCCGGCTTCTCCGAAGGCTATCGCTCGCAAGATGGCCGAGGTCTTTGACCACCCAGATGCCGTCGCTCGTTCGGTGGCGATGTCGGAGTCCGTTGCCAACATCAACTGGTCAGATTCGGGAAGCCAATTTCTAAGTGCATTTGAGGGAGCCATGCGTGGCTAAGGTTGTCGTAATCGGGGCCAACGGCTTTATTGGATCTCATCTGGTAGATGCGTTGGTGCTCGCGGGACACGAGGTCTCCGCGTTCGACCGATACAGCACAAGCCGTCCCACCTTCGTTGCAGCAGGTGTGCGCGTCATTCAGGGTGAGTTTCTCAGCCGCGCTGATTTGGAAAGCGCGGTGTCCGGGCAGGAGTATGTCTTCCATTTCCTGTCGACCACGAGCCCCGCGACAGCGGAGGCAGATCCCACACTAGATATACGCACGAACATTGCTCAGACCGTGGAATTGCTCGAATCGTGTGTCGCGGCCGGCGTGAAGAGATTTTATTACGCGTCAACAGGTGGTGCCATCTACGGCCCCCAGAACAAAGCCGAGTATTCGGAGACCGACCGCGCCCTTCCTATTTCTCCTTATGGTATCGGGAAGCTGTCTATCGAACATTATCTCCACTACTTCCGCACGAAGCACGGACTCGAATCCACGTCGCTGCGCATCTCCAATCCCTATGGAACGAGACAGAAACCCAACAAGAAGCAGGGCCTGATTCCGATAGCCCTGAGGCAGATTGTTTTGGGCCGGCCTGTAATTCGTCTAGGCAGCGGCTCCATGGTGCGCGACTATGTGTATGTCGAAGATCTCGTCCGGATGGTCATCCCCATGGTCGGTGTTGAAACAGGGCACGACTTGTACAACTTGGGGAGCGGTCAGGGACATTCGGTGAGTGACATAATCGAGTCTCTTCGTCGTGTCACGGGACTTGATTTTGACGTAATAGAGAGGCCCAAGCCCCCAACCTTTATTGATCGAGTCGTGCTCAACATCGAGCGCTACCGATCCGAATTCGGACCGGCTGACCTCACGGCCCTCGACGAGGGGGTTCGCATGACCTACCAAGAGATTAGGGGTCAGTCCATTGACTGAGCAGCCACTGGTGACCGTAGCCATCCTCACCTACAACGGTGAGGTCTACCTAGAGCAGATATTGAGGGAGGTGTCGGCACAAGACGTTGCTGGCGATATCGAAGTCCTTGTGATCGATTCCGGTTCGACGGATTCGACATTAGACATCGTCGGACGCTTTCCGAACGTGAAGCTGCACGAAATTCCGAACTCGGAGTTTGGACATGGTAAGACGAGAAATTTGGCCGCGCAGCTCGGGACCGGCGAGTACATCGCGTTCCTCACGCACGACGCCATTCCGGTGTCAAGAGAGTGGCTTCGCGAGCTCCTCGCGCCCTTTGAGTTCGATGAGAGCATCGTTGCGGTCATGGGCAAGCAGATTCCTCGAAGGGGCTGCTTCCCGCTCCTCAAGTACGAAATCAACGGCGTCTTCGCGGGTTTCGGACCAGACTTCGGAACGTCGATCTTCTACAAGGATCAATTCGTTCAGAGCGAGGGCGTTCTCAACGCCATCAGTTTCTACTCGGACGTGAATTCTGCGGCGCGGCGTGATTTTCTCGTCAACACGCTGCCGTATCGGGACGTACGTTACGCGGAAGATCAGCTGTTCGGAAAGGACCTGATCGAGGCAGGATACAAGAAGGCATATGCGGGACGTGCCGCCGTTGAGCACTCTAACGACCTTACGCGGGACGAATACCGCCGTCGCATCTTCGATGAAACGGTCGGACTGCGGCAGATTGGATTCCCGATCCCGGTGCTGAGCGAGAAGGGGCAGATTAGGCTCACCCTCCGTGGCATCGCGGGGGACACCGTGCGGATTCTGCGTGACGGAGACTTCGGCTGGAAGCGCAAGCTGTACTGGCTGGCACTTAATCCCACCTACCAGATTGTCAAGTGGAAGAGTTATCGTGCGTCCACCCTTGTTGATCTGGGCGATGCTGAAGCTGTGAAGTCAGGCTCGCTCGAGCACAGTCGTAAGTCGCGCTGACCGAGCCGCCACCCCGGCACTGACACTGCGAGAAGTGTATGGGGCACCAGGTCAGCAGATCTGGTGCCCGTGACGTCAGATTGCCTTGATGGCCGGATCCACTTGCCAGTTCGGACGAATCCGGAGCAGCCCCGTGGAAAACTCGTCGTTCGGCATGTCAAAGGCAGCCGCGTTGGGCCGACGGTCCACGGTCTCTCGCGAGGCCAAGGCGACGCCGACGCTTACGAGATACTTGCCGGCTCCGAGCCTGACATCCGGAAGGACCACCTGAATAGTGTGACGCCCGATGCTCGTGGGCATTGCGTGCTTGAGAGCAAAGGTATCCGAAGAGTAGATGCGCATGCCCAAGGTGGTCTCGATGGCGATACCCATGCCCCAGCCAGGAGTCGCTTCCTGAACATCTACGGTCACAAGCACCACAACGTCAACTGAGCCGTCACCGATAACGGTGTGACTGGTCACATCCTCAATCGAGATTCGTGAGGCCTGAGGCTCAACTTCCCGTGCGAGCTGAAGGTCGCTCATTCTGTCCGCTTCATAGCCGTCGCGCAGCACGCGGATACCCTCTGCCGGGTCACCATCATGGATCATCGAACCTGATTGCATTACCACCACGCGGTCGCAAAGGCGCCCGACCTGGTCCGACGAATGACTGACGAGAACGATCGTGCGGCCCTCAGCCTGGAACTCGGCAATTTTGTCCATACATTTGCGCTGGAACGGTTCATCACCGACCGCAAGCACTTCATCCACCAAAAGGAGATCAGGGTCGACGTGCACTGCCACGGAAAAGGCCAGCCGCACGTACATGCCAGAACTGTAAAACTTCACTTGGGTGTCGATGAAATCTTCGATCCCTGAAAACTCAACGATCGCATCGAAATGACGGTCTGTTTCCTGATGGCTCAGGCCCAGAATGGCGGCATTGAGGTAGACGTTTTCACGACCGGACAGGTCAGGGTGGAATCCTGCTCCCAGCTCAAGAAGGGCGGCCATCCGTCCGCGGCGAACGACCGAGCCGCTCGTCGGCTGGATGATGCCGCCGATGACCTTGAGCAGGGTTGACTTGCCCGAGCCGTTGTGGCCAACCAAACCGACCGTGGAGCCGGTAGCGATGTCCATTGAAACGTCCTGCAGAGCCCAGAAATCTTCCACCCGCTTGCGGGCGCGACCAAGGAACATTACTCGTTCCTTAAGGGACTTGTCCTTGTGCAGTAGGAACCGTTTTGATACGTCCTCTACTTGGACGATGCTCGGGAAATCGTTCATGGTCAGTTACAGCTCCTGTGCAAAGTTGCCTTGAAGGCGTGAAAAGACACGTTGGGCCACCCAGAGCAAGACAATGCTGATGCCAAGGGAGACCCACAGTCTCAGTGCAAGTTCCGGCGGAAAGTTTACTTGGGCGGACTCGGTTGATCCAGCCAGCCAGAGGGCTTTTTGCATGCCCAGCACGCTGAGTGTGACGGGATTCGCTAGGTACACCTGTTCGAGCCAGGTTCCACCGATGGCCTTGTTTACAAAACTGAACGAGTAGACCACGGGGGAAGCCCAGAAAAGCACGGTCAGCACCACTTCGATCAGGTGCTGCAGGTCCCGCAGATACACGGTCACCGCTGCCAGGACCATGCCGATCGCTGCCGCGAAGACGACGATATTGGCCAGAGCGAGGGGTGCCAACGCCAAATCTCGGCTGAGCGGTATCTGGCCGCCAACTATGGTCGCGGTGATCAGAATTATTAGCTGCAGAGCGAAGTTGAAGAGTCCGCCACCCACGGCCGCCAGTGGGAATATTTCCCGTGGCAGGTAGACCTTCTTTACTAGGCCGGCATTGTTAACGATTGACATCGTTCCGCTGGACACGATTTCGGTGAACAATCCCCACACGGTCAGCCCGACAAAAACGAAGATGGCGAAACTTGGGATGTTCCGGGCTACTCCGAGAATCTGGCCGATCGCAAAGTAGTAGACGAGAAGCTGAGCCAGAGGTTTGACCAGGCTCCAGACGAGCCCCAGGGAGCTGTCCTTGTACCGCGCCTTGATTTCCCGACGCACGAGAAGCCCGAGGAGCTCCCTATGTTCCAAGGTCTCCTTTATTGATGACCACGTGCCCGTGATAAAACCGGTTGACTGTCCAACCGGCAGCAGCGGTTCCTGAGCGATTCGCAGGGCTCGTTCTTCGGCATTCAGGCTGGGCATAGATCACTTTCGATCGTGGCGGAGGGACATCAGGAGTCTAGGTGAAAACTCTGGGAGGACCCGAGTCGAGAATTCTGGCCAAATGGGGGGTATACTAACATTCTTGTCTGGCAAAACGATGGGTGCTCTCTAACGTGAATCAAGCAACGCATGGTGTAGCGCGTTCGTGGGCGCCCCTCCTTCTCGTCACCATTTTCATGGGGACGATGACTGCTTGCAGCCCGGGGAACATTCCGGTTAATGGATCTACATCATCATCGTCGCCGGTGCCATCCGACAAACCGAGTGCGACGCCCGTGTCAACGCCGGCAAGTGAAGCCGTGATCTCTGTGGCGGGCGTGGACGTGGACGGACTCAACGTCTCGGCTTCTGGATACGTTTCAGGAACCATTGAAGACGCCGGCATATGCACCTTCACCTTCACTGGGCTTGAGAGCGAGACCTCTGCCACGAGTACAGGGAGAGCCAATGCGTCAACGACTTCCTGCGGCTTCGTCCAGGTTTCGATGAGTGATCTGGCTCGGGGTTCCTGGCAAGTTGTTCTCGCCTATTCTTCTGAAACCCTGACCGTTTCGTCGCAGCCTATGACCCTGGAGATCCCGTGAACATCAAGAAAGTACTCGGGACGGCCCTGGCTGTCACGCTTGCCGCAACGCTACTCGTGGCAGTGTCGCCCGCGACGCAGGCGGAGGCCGCCAACGCTTCCTTCTTTGATCCGGGGAACATCATTAGTGACGCGGTGTTCTTCGACGGAGGGTCCATGAGTGCGGGTTCCGTGCAGACGTTTCTCAGCGACCGCGTGACCACCTGTCGCAGCGGTTACACCTGTCTCAAGGACTACCGGCAGGACACTCCTACAAAGTCAGCCATTGCTGGACGATGTGCAGAGTACTCCGGGCGCACCAGCGAGAGCGCAGCGGACATCATTGCCAAAGTGGGAGTGGCGTGTGGAATCAGCCAGAAAGCCATACTCGTGCTGCTTGAAAAGGAGCAGGGACTTGTCTCGGATACCTGGCCGACAAGTCGCCAGTATCGGAGTGCCACCGGTTACGGCTGCCCTGACACTGCGGATTGCGACGCAAACTACTACGGATTCTTCAACCAGGTCTATGCAGCGGCATTGCAGTTTCAGTATTACGCGGCGAACCCGACTCGCTGGAACCACGTTCCTGGCCGTGTAAACTCCGTTCGCTTCCACCCCAACTCGGCATGCGGTTCGAGTTCCGTCTTCATCCAGAACCAGGCGACCGCCGGATTATATAACTACACGCCGTACCAGCCGAACCGCGCCGCACTCTCAAATCTCTATGGGACCGGAGATTCGTGCAGTTCCTACGGAAACCGCAATTTTTGGCGGATGTTTAGCGACTGGTTTGGGGACCCCACGACCGGGACAAGCCTCCTGAGAACAAACGCGGACGCAACCGTCTATCTGATTTCAGGACAGAACAAGTATCCGGTCACGAGCGCGAGCGTTCTGACTGCACTCGCGCCTCTAGGGAAGCTCGGCTACGTGTCGCAGTCCTACTTGGATCGTTACACCACCGCACACGTCGTTGGACGGGCAATTCGCAGTAATGCGGGAACGATCTATTTCTACGACGGTGGAGTCAAACTGCCGTTTTCGTCGTGCGGGCAAGCCGTCGATTATGGTGCGTCATGCGCGAGTGATGGGTACGTTCAGCTCACGGATGAACAGATCAACGCCTTCCAGAGTGGCCCCGTGCTCAGCTCGATCCTCGGGACCGTCGAAGGCAGTCGCTACCACATCAAGGGTGGCAAGAAGGCTGAGATTCTTGACGACGAGTCTCAGAGCTTGGCGGGGATCTCCGGTTCGATGAACGTGCTGACGGAGAACGCCGTTGCTGCGCTTCCTCTTACGATGCCGATAATTCGAGATGGCGCCTTCGTAAGGTCCCGCTCGACGGGGAGCTCATACCTGCTCTCGGGCGGACTCCGATATGGAGTCAAGGCAGGATCTGAATCATCGCTCGGCGTGACACCTCGCACCTTTGGGTCATTGGTCTCAGCGAGCCTGTTGATGGTTCCGGCGGCGCCAGCGAATTTTGGCGGCCTAGTTCGAGCTGCCGGAACGGGGCCGATCACGGCTGTGAGCTCCGAGGGGCGGTACGAACTCGCTGCTGGCGGAGTCAAAGCATTGACAGTGCCCGTTCCGCAGGCGCTGATTGATAGTTACGAGTCCAGGGGTACGGTAGCTGCCGGTTCCTTCGTCAAGTCGCCGAACGAGGCAAGCGTCTATGTTGTGATGCCGTCAGACATCCGTCCGATCAGCGGATGGGATGCTCTTCTCGCTCTGACCCCGGACGGTAATCCGGTCATCACTACCGTCCGGTCCGATGTGATCGCTGCTTTCGCCGTGGGGCCGGTTGCTCTTCGTGCGGGTACGTTGGTTCGCTCACCGGAGGACGCCA
Coding sequences within:
- a CDS encoding ABC transporter ATP-binding protein; protein product: MNDFPSIVQVEDVSKRFLLHKDKSLKERVMFLGRARKRVEDFWALQDVSMDIATGSTVGLVGHNGSGKSTLLKVIGGIIQPTSGSVVRRGRMAALLELGAGFHPDLSGRENVYLNAAILGLSHQETDRHFDAIVEFSGIEDFIDTQVKFYSSGMYVRLAFSVAVHVDPDLLLVDEVLAVGDEPFQRKCMDKIAEFQAEGRTIVLVSHSSDQVGRLCDRVVVMQSGSMIHDGDPAEGIRVLRDGYEADRMSDLQLAREVEPQASRISIEDVTSHTVIGDGSVDVVVLVTVDVQEATPGWGMGIAIETTLGMRIYSSDTFALKHAMPTSIGRHTIQVVLPDVRLGAGKYLVSVGVALASRETVDRRPNAAAFDMPNDEFSTGLLRIRPNWQVDPAIKAI
- a CDS encoding ABC transporter permease yields the protein MPSLNAEERALRIAQEPLLPVGQSTGFITGTWSSIKETLEHRELLGLLVRREIKARYKDSSLGLVWSLVKPLAQLLVYYFAIGQILGVARNIPSFAIFVFVGLTVWGLFTEIVSSGTMSIVNNAGLVKKVYLPREIFPLAAVGGGLFNFALQLIILITATIVGGQIPLSRDLALAPLALANIVVFAAAIGMVLAAVTVYLRDLQHLIEVVLTVLFWASPVVYSFSFVNKAIGGTWLEQVYLANPVTLSVLGMQKALWLAGSTESAQVNFPPELALRLWVSLGISIVLLWVAQRVFSRLQGNFAQEL